CCTGGTTGACGGGGTGCTGGTGATCGGCCTGGTAGCGATCCATCAGCTCGGACCATTCGGCGTTCAGGTTGACGAGGGCCATGACAGGTTCTCCGGGGGCAGCGGCGAGGATGGCAGCGCGATGCGGAGCAACGCCTCCGCGAGCGCGTCGACGAAGCGGCGGTCGTCGACCACCGGGTGCCCGAGGACGTGCGCGTGCACGGCGCCCTCGAGCGTGGCGAGCAAGATGAAGGCGGTCGCGGTCGGGTCACCGGCGTGCCCCCAGCGACCGAGCACCGCGGCGATGCGCTCGAGCAGCCGGCGCTCGCCCGCGGTGATCAGCGCGTCGAGGCCAGGATCCGCGTGGCGGCGCTCGGTGATGACCGCGTGCAGCCCGGCGTCGGCCGCGTGGTAGTCGATCACCGCGTCGATCACCGCGCGCAGCCGGGCGCGCACGTCGGGCGCCAGCTGCGCCTCGCCGGCCTCGACCAGCCCCAGCGCGCGGTCGATCAGCGCGTCCTGGCGCGCGCCGGCCAGCTCGCGCAGCACCTCGTCCTTGCAGGTGAAGTACTGGTAGAAGCTCCCGGTCGCCGCCGCCGCCCGCGCCGCGATGCTGCGCGCGGTCGCGGCCGCATACCCAGCCTCCGCGAACTCCGCCGCCGCCGCCGCCACGAGCGCGGCCCGGGTACGCACCGCCCGCCCTTGCGAGGGCACGCGGTTTCGGGTCGGCGCGGCGTCCATGCACCGAGACAATCACAAATATGAACCAGAGGTCAAGTTCATATGATAAGCACCTAGAATGGTGCCGGCAAAGACCTCCTCCGCCCCCCTCGTCTTACCTCCATTCGTGCTGCTCGCTCACAAGGGCCAGGGGCGCACGCGCTTGGATCGGCAGTTCACCTACGACGTCGTCGCGGGCGCGCTGACCTGCGCCGGCGTCGCCGCCGCGCTGCTCGGGTCCGCGCACCTGCTCGAGCGCGACTTCCTGACCAAGGTACCGCTGGCGATCGCCCTCGCGACGCTGGTCGCGCTGGTGGTCGCGTTCGTCTGGTTCGGCAAGGCGGTCGTGTACAAGCCGCGCGAGGCGCCAGCCGAGCGGGTGCTGCGCACGCGCGCCGACGAGATCGTGGCGGTCGGCCTCGTGACCCGGCGCGTCCACTACGCGACCTACGGCGGCCCGCCGCATGGCGATGAGCACTCGGTGCGCATCGTCCTCGCCGACGGCAGCCACGTCGAGGGCGGTGACACCGTGCTCGGCACCGCGACCACCGCGATCCGCGAGGCCCTCGCGCGACGCGGCGTCGTCTTGACCCGCCAGGCCGAGCTGTTCCCGACCGGCGGCATCCGCGTCTGACCGAGGACCGCGCGCGCCGCCGGCGATCCCGTGACAACGCGCCGCGCGCGCTAGCGTCGCGCGGCCGTGACAACGCGCCGCGCGTGCTAGCGTCGAGCCGCCGTGGGGAACGACGCCAGCACGTTGCCGGTCCAGGCGACGCGCCCGCACGGGCGCCGGACGCTGGTGATCATGGCCGGCGAGACGGTCGCGGTCCACGAGCTGCCGGCGACCGGCTCGGTCGAGCTCGGCCGCGCGGTCGACGCACCGATCCGGATCGACCATCCGTCGATCTCGCGCCGCCACCTGCGCCTGTGGCTCGCCAGCGGGCTCGAGGCCGAGGACCTCGGCGGCACCAACGGCACGTCGCTGCGGGGCGTGCGCCTGCCCGCGCACCGCCGGGTCCCGCTGGGCTGCGACGAGGTGCTGATCGTCGGCGAGGTAGCGGTGGTGATCCAGGATCGGGCGCGCCTGACCTCCGCGACCGCGGCGCCACGCCCGCCCAAGCCGTCGGGGCCGGTCGCGCCGATCGCCGGCGACGTCGTGCTCCGGGATCCCGCGATGGTGCGCCTGCACGAGCTGGCGACCCGGGTCGCGCGCGGGCGGATCCCGGTGCTGATCACCGGCGAGACCGGCACCGGCAAGGAGGTGCTCGCCGAGCTGCTCCACCGCGCGTCGCCGCGCGCGGCCGGGCCGCTGATCCGGATCAACTGCGCGGCCCTGCCCGAGGCGCTGGTCGAGAGCGAGATCTTCGGCCACGAGAAGGGCGCGTTCACCGGCGCCGACCGCAGCCGCGTGGGTCTGCTCGAGGCGGGCCACGGCGGCACCGTGCTGCTCGACGAGGTCGGCGAGCTGCCGCTGCTGGTGCAGGCCAAGCTGCTGCGCGTGCTCGAGCACGGCGCGGTGACGCCGGTCGGCGCGACCGCGCCGCGCACCGTCGACGTGCGCGTCGTCGCGGCGACCAACCGCGACCTCGAGGCCGAGATCGCGGCCGGGCGCTTCCGCAGCGACCTGTACTTCCGGATCGCCGGTGTCGTGCTGGTGGTGCCGCCGCTGCGCGCGCGCCCCGCGGAGATCGAGCCGCTGGCGTCGGCGTGGCTGGCGCGGGCCGCGGCGGCGCTCGACCGACCGACGCTGCGGCTGTCGGCGGCGGCGCTCGATCAGCTGCGCCGGCACCCGTGGCCTGGCAACGTGCGCGAGCTCCGCAGCGCGATGGAGCGGGCCGCGCTGATGGCGCCCGACGACACCGTCGAGCCTGCGCACCTCGAGCTGCGCGGGGGCCCCGCGCTGGCCGCGGCGGCGCCGCCGGTGAGCCCGCCGACCACCGACGAGCGCGAGCGCATCGTCGACGCGCTCGCCGCCTGCGCCGGCAACCAGAGCCGCGCCGCGGCGATGCTCGGCATGCCGCGGCGGACGCTGGTCAAGCGCCTGGCCGAGCTCGCGATCCCCCGGCCACGGCGCGGGTGAGCGCGGCGGCGCAGGTGAGCGCGCGGCGCAGGTGAGCGCGCGGCGGTCAGCGCGGCGGCGCGGGTGAGCGCGGCGGCGCAGGTGAGCGCGCGGCGCAGGTGAGCGCGCGGCGGTCAGCGCGGCGGCGCGGCCTCGCCGCTCAGCTCGAGGTCGTGGTCGCGGCAGATCCCGATGATCTGCGCGCGCATCTCGCCCTGCGGGATCGACGCCAGGTGCCTGCGCGCGCGGGCGGCGTCGCCCACGTGACAGGCCGCGATCGCGGCCAGGTTGCGCGCGTCGGGATCGCCCTGCGCCCACGGGATCGCCTGCTCGGCGCCGGCCAGCGCGCGGCGGGCGTCGCCCCGATGGAACGCCGCCAGCGCCGCGCCATGGAGCTCGTGATAGCGCGCCGCCACCGCGGCGCGATCCATCCCGGGCGGCGGACCCACCGCGGCCCGCCGCGGCGCGGACCCGGGCGGCGCGCGCGCGTCGATGTCCGCGGCGACGTCGGCGACCATCGCGTCGACGACCGTCGCGTCGCTCGGCACCTCGACGGGCGCGACCGCGGCCACGCCGGCGTCTGGCGCGGGGGCTGCGGCCAGCGCGCGATCGTCGACGGCCGGGGCCCGCGTCGGCGCGGCTGCCCGGCGACCGCCGCGCCCGACCACGACCGCGACCAGCGCGAGCGCCGCGACGCCGACGCCGACGCCGACGAGGCGGCGCCGACGAGGCGGCGCCGGCCCGCGCAGCGCGTCGCGCACCGCCGCCAGCGACGCGAACCGCTCGTCTGGATCCGCCGCGAGCCCGCGCGCGCAGATCGCGTGCAGCCACGCCGGCACCGGGCGCACGGGCGCCGGCGCCCCGCGGGCGATCGCGAACATCATCGCGGCGAGGGTCTCGCCCGGGTACGCGCGCTGGCCGTGCAGCGCCTCGTACAGCGCGGCGCAGAAGCCGAACTGATCGCTGCGGGGCCCGGCCGGCTCCCCGGCCAGGCACTCCGGCGCCATGAACACCGGTGTCCCGATCACGCCGCCGGTCGCGGTCGAGATCGTCGCCGGGGCCCCGGCCGCGGGCGGCACGGTGCTGACGTGCGCGACGCCGAAGTCGGCGATGCGCGCGCGCCCGTCGTCGCCGACCAGGATGTTGCTCGGCTTGACGTCGCGGTGGACGATGCCGGCGGCGTGGGCCGCGACCAGCCCGGCGGCGACGTCGCGGAACACCGCGACCACCTCGGGCCAGGCCCGCGCGCGCTCGAGCCAGCGCGACAGCGGCTGGCCTGCCACCAGCTCCATCGCCAGGTACGCGCGGCCGTCGCGCACGCCCGCGTCGTGGACCGCGACCACGTTGGGGTGCGCCAGCCGCGCCATCGCGCGGGCCTCGGTCGCCAGCCGCTCCTGGTGCGCGGCGCCCAGCAAGTCGTCGTGCAGCAGCTTGAGCGCGACGTTGCGATCGAGCACGCGGTCGCGGGCGACCCAGACCACACCCATCCCGCCCTCGCCGAGCTTCTCGAGCAGCGCGTACCGGTCGGCGTCGCCGCCGGCCGGCTGCGCCCGGTCACGCGCGGCCGCCGCCGGCACGGTCGGATCGAGGTCTGGCCCCTGGGAGCCCACGCGGCGATCGTACGCGCGCCGGCGCGCGCCCGCCATGCCGCGGTCGCCGCGGTGTCATTCGACGCGGATCCGGCCGAGCCCGCTGGTGTCCTCGCGCTGGGTCGCGACGCCGCGCGCGCGCTCGTGCTCGTCGCTGGCGCTGCTGGTGTCGCGCGCGCCCAGCTGGCCGCTCGTGCCCTCGGTGCCTTGCTGGGAGTGGCTCACCGTCGACTCCAGGGTCGTGGTCCAGATCCGCTCGAAGCCCGACTCGACCACGGTCCGCAGCGCGGTGCGGAGCTGGTCGCGCTGGGTCTGGGTGAGGCTGCCGTTGAGGTGGCCGCGCAGCCCGAGCGTGAGCCCCGCCTCGACGGTGCCGCTCACGGTCGCCTCGAGCCCGGCCAGGAGCAACGCCAGCTCGGGCACCGCGGCGGCCAGCAGCGGCCCGAGCGGGAGCTGCCCGGTCAGCGAGCCGCCCCCGCGGACCTCGCCGCTGCCCTCGACGCCGGCCTCGACGCCGGCCTCGAGCACGCGCTCGATCAGCTGCTCGCGCTCGCGGGTGACCTGGGTCGAGTAGCGCTGGTGGTGCTGGTCGGTGGTCGTCTGGGTGTCGGTCGTGGTGGAGCCCTGCTGCTGCTCCGTGGTGGTGCCTTGCGTCTGGGTGTCCTCGCGCTCGCGCCCCGAGCGCCCGAGGCGTCGATCGGCCAGCGTCACCGCGGCCTGGGTCGTGGGGATCTCGGCGTAGACCGTGTACCGGCGCGCGCTCGCGCCCGGGGCCGGGTAACGCGCGTGCCCGACGTGCTGCTCGGGCAAGCCCGCGGCCAGCGCCGGCGCCGACAGACGCGCGGTCACGCCCGCGGCCGCCACCGGCGGCGGCAGCATCGCCGTAACGTCGGCGTCGTCGACCAGCTCGTCGGGATTCTCGATCTGTTGCTGGATGTGGCGGAGCACACCTGCCTGCTGGCCGGCGGCGCGGATCGCCTGCCGGGCCGCGGGCCCGCTCGAGCCCTCGAGCACGACCTGGACGCTGCGCCGTCCGCCCTGGCGGTGGAAGCTGTAGGTCATCGCGACGACGCCGTCGCCCTCGCGCGGGTGAGCGTAGCTGCCGGCGCGCACCGGCCCCGCGTCGGTCAGGTCCCAGCCCGCGAAGCGGCCCGGCGCGACGCTGGCGTCGGTGGGCGTGATCGTCATCGCGCGCACGTGCAGCACCGACGAGCTCGAGCGCGGCGTCGCCGGCCGGCTCTGCCCGAGGTAGACGCGGTCGTAGTCGACGAACCACTCGGTCGGCGTGGTCGTGGCGGCGGGGCCAGCGCCGGTGGCGCCGCTGGTGCCGGGGCTGCCCGGCTGAGCGTCGGGCGTGGTCGCGGTGGCGCCGTCGCCGCCGCGCGGAGGATCGCGCTGCACCGCCGGTCCGCCGGCCGCGCCGCGGTGGGCCATCGTGCCGAGCAGCTCCTGCGCCGACTCGCCGCGCACCACCGCGTCGGCGACCGCGTCGGCGTGCCGCTCGTAGGCGTCGCCGAGCTGGCCGACGCCGCCCGCCAGGCGCACGCCGCCGCGCTGCTGGACCACGTGCGCGGCCTCGTGCGCGGCCAGGTGCAGATCGGGCGTGGCGGCGAACGCGACCTCGTCGCCGGTCGCGTAGGCGCGGGCGCCGATCGCGGCCGAGGCCTCGGCCGCCGCGCCGCCGACGTGGGCGCGCACGCCGGACACGTCGTGGTGACCGAAGGCCCGCTGGATCTGATCGAGGAACGGCAGCGGCCCGCCGGCCCCGGCGACGCCCGCCGCCGCTGCCGCGTGGACCTCGGGCGCGCTGGCGCCGCGCGCCGCGACGTCGGCCCGGGCCTGGACCGCGGGGCCGGACGCACCGCCACCGAGCTCGGCGGCGACCGCCCGAGCGATCGACTGCAGCGACGGCCCCAGCCGGGAGGTCAAGGTCGCCTTGCCGGGCGCCGACCGCCGGCGGGCGCCGTCGGCGGTCGCGCGGTCGCGCTGGTCGTCGTGCCGTAGACCCTCGTCGTAGGTGCTCATGCCCCGAACAACAGCAGCGCGCGTGCCACGGCGGCCGCGCCCAGATCTCGTGGACTTGGCTGCGCGCGCCGACCCGCTGATGCTCAATCCGCGCCGCGGCGTCGCCGCCGTGCTCATCATGAGCACGCGCCGCCGCGACACCAGCGCCCGCGCGATCCTTGGAAGATCCATCGCGCACCCAGCGCGTCCATGGGCGGCATGAGGAACCTCCCGCCGCTCATGCTGGCGGTCGCGATCGGCTGCGCCGGCGGGGGCACGGTGACATCGTCATCGCCCCCCGCCCGCAGCGCACCGATCTCGATCGCCACGACCCCGACCGACCACCAGCTCGCGGCGCTGACGCCGGCGCCGCTCACCGCCGGCGCCGCCGGGCTCGACGCCGCCATCGCCAGCTACTACGAGCGGGCCGCGACCCGGCGCGGCTACCTCCAGACCGACAAGCCGCTGTACCAGCCGGGCGAGACGATCTGGTTCCGCGCCGATCTGCGCACCACCGGCACCATGCTGGCGGGGCCGGCGCTGGCGACCACGGTGCAGCTGGTGTCGCCGCGCGGCGCGATCGTCGCGACCAAGCTCGTGTTGGTCCAGCACGGCGTCGCCCGCAACGACGTCGCGCTGGCCGAGACCCTCGAGGGCGGCGAGTACACGCTCAAGCTCACCGCCGCCGACGGCACCACCGACGAGCGCAAGCTCATCATCAACACCTACGAGGCGCCGCGGCTGCAGAAGACGCTCGAGCTCCTGCGCAAGGCCTACGGCGCCGGGGACGCCGTCGCCGCCGCGATCGAGATCAAGCAGGCCACCGGCGAGCCGTTCGCCGACCGCGCGCTCACCGGCATCGTCACGATCGACGACGTCGAGGTCCAGCGCCTCGCGCTCACGACCAACCGCGACGGCAAGACCACGGCGCGCTTCACGCTCCCGACGACGATGGCCCGCGGCGACGGCCTGCTGACGATCCTGGCCGAGGACGGCGGCGTCACCGAGTCGATCCAGAAGCGGATCCCGATCGTCATGACCAGCCTGCAGCTCGGGCTGTTCCCCGAGGGCGGCGACCTGATCGACGGCCTGCCGGGCCGGGTCTACGTCATGGCCCGGACGCTGATCGGCAAGCCGGCCGACGTCGAGGGCCAGGTCGTCGACGACCGCGGCCGCGTCGTCGCCGAGTTCACGTCGATCCACGACGGCCTCGGCCGGTTCGAGCTCACGCCCGAGACCGACCGCCGCTACCAGGTCGTGATCACGCGACCGGCCGGCATCACCGCGCGCTACCCGGTCCCGGCGGCGCAGCCCGGCGGCTGCGTGATCCGCAGCGTCGATCCGACCACGCCCGACGTCGTCCGCGTCGCGGCGCTGTGCGACACCGCGCGCCACCTCGAGGTCGTCGCGGTCATGCGCGAGCGCCGGCTCGGCAGCGGCGGCTTCGACGTCGCCGCCGGCCAGCCGACCGTGGTCGAGATCCCCGCCGACCCCAAGGCCCAGGGCCAGGGCGTCGTGCGCGTGACCCTGTTCTCGAGCGATCGCGCGCCGCTGGCCGAGCGCCTCGTCTATCACAACCGCGGCGCCGACCTGCGGGTCGAGCTGACCGCCGACAAGCCCACGTACACGCCGCGCGAGCCGGTCAAGCTGCGGGTCAAGACCACCGACGCCGCCGGCAAGCCGGTGGCGGCCTCGGTCGCGGTCGCGGTCGTCGACGAGACCGTGCTGGCGTTCGCCGACGACAAGTCGGCGCGCATCCTGGCGCGCATGTACCTCGAGCCCGAGCTCGGCGCGACCGGCGCCGAGCCGATCGAGGAGCCGAACTTCTACTTCAGCGACCAGCCCGAGGCCGCGGCGGCGATGGACGCGCTGCTCGCGACCCGCGGCTACCGACGGTTCGAGTGGCGCCCGATCACCGCGGCGCTGGGAGGCACGCCATGACCCGACTTCCTCGCCACGCCCTGCTCGCGCTCGGCGCGCTGCTCGCCGCCCCCGCGGCCGTCCTCGCCGCCGGCCCGGGCGCGATCGAGGGCGTCGTCGTCGACGGCAGCGGCGCGCCGCTGGCCGCCGGCGTCCGCGTCACGATCACCTGCGGCGCGGTCAAGAAGACCGCGACCCTCGACCGCGGCGGCGGCTTCAGCGTCACCGGCCTGCCAGCCGGCACCTGCACCGTCTCCGGTCAGGGCGCCGGCTTCGCGACCGTCGCCCTGACCGTGACCGTCGCCGACGACGCGATCGCCAGCGTGATGATCTCGATGCGACCGCCGGCGCCCGAGGTGACGATGGCGCCGATGGCACCCGCGCCGATGGCCGGCGCCGGCGGCGCCCCGCCGATGGTCGCGCCGGCCCGCGCCCCGGCGCCGCGCGATCGGGCCGCGCCCGCCGAGGAGATGCGCGCCGCGGCCCCGCCGCGGCCGCCGCCGCCACCGCCGCGGGTGGTCCGGCTCGACGATGCGCGGGCGCCGATCGGCAAGCAGGCGAACCGCCGCGTCGCCGCCGACCGCGGCCGCGATCTCGACGACGTGCTGATCGCCCAGGACGGCGGCGGCTTCGCGCCGGTGCGCGTGTTCCCGGTGCCGCAGTACACCGCGGCCTACGACGGCCCGCGCACCGACTTCCGCGAGACCATCTACTGGAACCCGACCGTCACGACCGACGCCCGCGGCGAGGCCGAGGTCACGTTCGTCACCTCCGACGCGGTCACCGCGTTCCGGGCCACGGCCGAGGGCTTCGCCACCGACGGCACGCCCGGCGCCGGCCAGGTCGCGCTGCAGTCGAAGCTGCCGCTCACGCTCGACGCGCACCTGCCGGTCGAGGTCACCGCCGGCGATCGCATCCGCTTGCCGATCACGCTCACCAACCAGACCGAGGCCGCGCTCGACGCCACGCTCGCGACCCGGTTCGGCAGCGCGTTCAAGCTCACCGGCGCCGCCGCCACCACCCCGATCCACCTCCGCGCCGGCGAGAAGAGGTCGATGTTCTTCGCGCTCGAGGTCGTCGCCACCGGCGGCGACGCCGAGGTCGCGCTCGCGGTCACCGCGCGCGGCCTCGCCGACGAGGTGCGCAAGACCATCCGGGTCGTGCCGCGCGGCTTCCCGTTCGAGGTCTCGGCCGCCGGCACCGCCAGCGGCGGCCACACCGCCCGGGCGCAGCTCGATCTGACCGGCGCGCTGCCGGGCTCGATCACCGCCACGGTCACGATGTACCCCTCGGCGCTGGCGTCGATGACCAAGGGCATGGAGGGCATGATCCGCGAGCCCGGCGGCTGCTTCGAGCAGACCTCGTCGAGCAACTACCCCAACGTGATGGTGCTGGCGTACCTGGCGTCGTCCGACGACGCCGACCCGGCGCTGGTCGAGCGTTCGCAGGCGGTGCTCGACCGCGGCTACGGCCTCCTCACCGGCTACGAGACCAAGCAGCGCGGCTACGAGTGGTTCGGGCAGACGCCCGGCCACGAGGCGCTCACCGCCTACGGCCTGATGGAGTTCGCCGACATGGCCCGAGTCTACGACGTCGATCCGGCGATGGTCGAGCGCACCGCGGCCTGGCTCATGAGCCGGCGCGACGGCCACGGCGGGTTCACCCGCTCGACCACCGCGCTCGACTCGTTCGGCCGCGCCGGCGAGGCCACCACCAACGCGTACATCATGTGGGCCCTGGCCGAGGCCGGCCGCGCCGACGGCATGACCGCAGAGCTGAAGGTGCAGCGCGAGCTCGGCGCCACGACCCGCGATCCGTACCTGCTCGCGCTCACCGCCAACACGCACCTGCGCGCGCGCGCCGCTGACGGCGCGGCGATGGTCAAGCGCCTGGCCGCGATGCAGCAGCGCGACGGCAGCTTCACCGGCGCCAAGGAGTCGATCACGATGTCGGGCGACGCGTCGCTGACGATCGAGACCACCGCGCTGGCGATCCTGGCCATGCTCCAGGCCGGCGACGCCTACCAGCCACAGGTCCGCGCCGCCGTCGACTACCTCAACGCCAACCGCGGCGGCTACGGCGAGTGGAGCAACACCCAGGCGACGATCCTCGGCCTCAAGGCGCTGACCGCCTACGCCGAGGCGTCCAAGCAGATGGCCGCCGACGGCGCCGCGACCGTGATCGTCAACGGCCGCCCGGCCGGCACGATCCAGTTCGAGCGCGGCCGCAAGGACGCGCTGGTCTGGGACGACCTCGCCGGCGCGCTGCGGCCCGGGCCCAACACGATCGAGGTCAAGCTCGACAGCGCCGCGTCGCTGCCATACTCGATCGCGATCGCGTACCGCGCGGCCCAGCCGCAGTCATCGCCCGCGGCCAAGGTCGCGGTCGCGACGACGCTCCTGGCCGATCACGTCCGCATGGGCGAGGGCGTCACGCTGCGGGCCCAGATCGACAACACGACCGACGCCGGGGTGCCGATGACCCTGGCGCGGATCGGCATCCCCGGCGGCCTGGTGTTCCAGACCTGGCAGCTCAAGGAGCTGCGCGACCAGGGCAAGATCGACTTCTACGAGACCGGCCCGCGCGAGGTCATCCTGTACTGGCGCGCGCTGCCGCCGTCGGCGCACAAGCAGGTCGATCTCAACCTGCTGGCCGCGGTGCCCGGCACCTACGAGGCCCCCGCCAGCTCGGCGTACCTGTACTACACCGACGAGGACAAGCGCTGGGCGCCGGCGGTCGCGGTCACCGTCGCCGAGTAGCGCGCTTCGCCCGCGGGCGGCGCGCGCTGCGCTCAGATCGCCCGGGTCATGAACACGCTGAACGGATCGGCGACGTAGCCGGTGAACGGGCCGCAGCGGACGAACCCGGCGCCCTCGTACAGGCGGTGCGCGGGCGCGAACGCCGGGCCGGTGCCGGTCTCGAGCCACAAGCTCGTGAGGCCGCGAGCCCGGGCGGCGGCGATGAGGTGCGCGAGGATGGCCTTGCCGACGCCACGCCCGAGGAACGCGTCGGCGACCCGCATCGACTTCAGCTCGCCGCGCGCGGCGTCGAGCTGCTTGAGCGCGCCGCAGCCGGCGAGGTCGGCGCCGGCCCAGGCCGACCAGCAGGTCACGTCGGGCTGGCGCAGGGCGTCGACGTCGAGCGCGTGGACGCTGTCGCGCGGCGAGATCGCGTGCATGCGCGTGCGGTGCTGCGCGACGAGCCTGCGGATCGCCGCGCCGGTCAGATCGTCGAGTTGGAAGCGCAGCGCGAGGTCCATCGCGGCCGGATCGTCGCACGGCGCCCGCGACCGCGCCGCGATCGCGCTGGCGAGATCTCCTGAGACGCTCGGTGATCGTGGCGCACGCCGGCGCCGATCGCGCGTGTTATCTCAGGACGCGTGAGCATCCTCCGCGCCAAGCGCACCGTGTCGGCCCCGCTGCGCGCCACCCGCCCGACCGCCGCGTCCGCGCCCGTGGTGACCAAGGCTGCGCCCGCCGCCGCGCCGCGCACCCGGGTCCACGTCCTCGACGTCCCGTTCGCGATGCGCGCGGTCGCGGCCGCCAGCGACGCGCGCTGGGACGCCGACCACGGCGTGCACCTCTACCAGGGCGCGACCCTGCCGGCGGCGCTGGCGCCGTTCGCGGCCCAGCCGTACTCGTGGGAGCGCCACGTCGAGCGCGAGCTCAACGGCGGCGAGCGCGCGGCGCCGTCGACGCCGACCGGCGCGATCACCCTGCGCGCGCACCAGGCCACCGCGGTCACCGCCATCGCCGGCGCCGTCACCGCGCGGCGCCCCGGGTTCCTGCTCGCCGACGACGTCGGCCTGGGCAAGACCATCACCGCGTGGGCGGCGATCCTGCAGATGCGCGCCGCCACCAGCGTGCTGATCGTGTGCCCGCTCGCGGTGATCGCGCACTGGCGCCGCACGATCGAGGCGATGGGCGACGGCGGCAAGGACGTCGTCGTCCTCAACTACGAGCGGCTGGGCAAGCTGTTCGAGGTCAGCCCGGCGGCGCGCAAGAAGATCCGCACCAAGAAGGGCCTGGCCCGGGCCGGCACCGCGCCCGAGCTCGACGTGATCGTCCTGGACGAGAGCCACCGCTGCAAGAACCCCACGGCGGCGCGCTCGAAGCTCGCCGCCAAGCTGGTCGCCAACGCGGGCTTCTGCCTGTGGCTGTCGGCGACCGCGGGCCAGAACCCGCTCGAGCTGTCGTACCTGGCGCCGCTGCTCGCGAGCACGACCGGCGCCCGCGCCGCCGACCTGAAGGACTTCGAGCAGTGGTGCCTCGCGCAGGGGCTCGGCGTCACCCGCGGCGGCTACGGCAAGTGGGCGTGGCGCGGCGAGCGCGCCGACTGCGAGCGCGTGCGCGCGATGCTGTTCGAGCCGGCCCGCGGCCACGGCCCGGCCGGACTGCGCCGGCGGCCCGAGGACATCGTCGGCTGGCCGGCGATCAACCGCATCCTGACGCCGATCGAGCTCGACGCCTCGGCCCGCGACCTCTACCAGCAGGCCTGGACCGAGTTCCGGCGCGAGCTCGAGCTGTCCCCGCGCGGCCGCGACCCGAAGTCGGCGCTGGCGGCGACGGTGCGCCTGCGCCAGAAGAGCTCGCTCATCCGCGCCGAGGGCACCGTCGAGCTGGCGCGCGAGCTGCTCGACAACGGCCACCAGGTCGCGATCTCGGTCGCGTTCATCGAGAGCCTGACCGCGATGCGCGAGGCGCTCGAGCGCGGCCTGGGCGCGGTGCCGTGCGCGTCGATCCACGGCGCCCTGCCGGCCGCCGCGCGCGAGGCCGAGCGCCTGCGGTTCCAGCGCGGCGACGCCCGGGTCGTGCTGTTCACCGTCGAGGAGGGCATCTCGCTGCACCAGGGCGAGCACAACGACGTGCCGCGGTCCGAGATCATCCACGACCTGCGCTGGTCGGCGATCCAGATGGCCCAGGTCGAGGGCCGCTGCCACCGCGACGGCCGGTTCGCGCAGGTCTACTGGGCCTACGCCGACGGCACCATCGAGGACAAGATCGCGCGCGTGGTCGCGGGCCGGCTCCAGGCCATGAAGGAGATGATCGGCGACGACGCCGAGACCCTGCGCGAGATCGAGCGCCTGCTGCTGGCGTGATCACCGTTGGTCGCCGCCAACTGCTGCGCCGGCCGTGCGTGAGCTCCACGCCGGGCGCAGCACCGGTGCGCGCGCGGGGCCCGACCCATGCCCCTCAGGAAGTCCCCTGGACCGCGCCTCGATCGACTATCCTTGACG
The genomic region above belongs to Myxococcales bacterium and contains:
- a CDS encoding DEAD/DEAH box helicase, with protein sequence MSILRAKRTVSAPLRATRPTAASAPVVTKAAPAAAPRTRVHVLDVPFAMRAVAAASDARWDADHGVHLYQGATLPAALAPFAAQPYSWERHVERELNGGERAAPSTPTGAITLRAHQATAVTAIAGAVTARRPGFLLADDVGLGKTITAWAAILQMRAATSVLIVCPLAVIAHWRRTIEAMGDGGKDVVVLNYERLGKLFEVSPAARKKIRTKKGLARAGTAPELDVIVLDESHRCKNPTAARSKLAAKLVANAGFCLWLSATAGQNPLELSYLAPLLASTTGARAADLKDFEQWCLAQGLGVTRGGYGKWAWRGERADCERVRAMLFEPARGHGPAGLRRRPEDIVGWPAINRILTPIELDASARDLYQQAWTEFRRELELSPRGRDPKSALAATVRLRQKSSLIRAEGTVELARELLDNGHQVAISVAFIESLTAMREALERGLGAVPCASIHGALPAAAREAERLRFQRGDARVVLFTVEEGISLHQGEHNDVPRSEIIHDLRWSAIQMAQVEGRCHRDGRFAQVYWAYADGTIEDKIARVVAGRLQAMKEMIGDDAETLREIERLLLA